In a genomic window of Deltaproteobacteria bacterium:
- a CDS encoding adenylate kinase has translation MRLILLGGPGAGKGTQSKVLAEKLGIPQISTGDMLRAALKAQTPLGLEAKGYMDKGALVPDSVVIGLIDERIDQADAKGGFILDGFPRTTAQAEALDGLLAKRTLALSKVVSIDVDDEDLVARLSGRLTCRGCGAMFHVKFNPPKTVGVCDECGGSDLYVRDDDSEVTIRQRLVTYHNQTAPLIDYYRSKGSLASVNGGGSIEEITGQIVTAIGA, from the coding sequence ATGCGTCTCATTCTGCTCGGAGGTCCGGGCGCGGGGAAAGGTACGCAGTCGAAGGTGCTCGCGGAAAAACTCGGAATTCCGCAGATTTCGACGGGCGACATGCTTCGTGCGGCGCTCAAAGCCCAAACGCCGCTTGGTCTCGAAGCGAAGGGCTACATGGACAAGGGTGCGTTGGTGCCCGATTCGGTGGTGATCGGTCTGATCGACGAACGGATCGATCAGGCGGATGCGAAGGGTGGGTTCATTCTCGACGGTTTTCCGCGCACGACGGCGCAGGCCGAGGCGCTCGACGGACTGCTCGCAAAGCGGACGCTGGCGCTGTCGAAGGTCGTGTCGATCGACGTGGATGACGAGGATCTCGTCGCGCGGCTCTCCGGGAGGCTGACCTGCCGGGGTTGCGGGGCGATGTTCCACGTGAAATTCAATCCGCCCAAAACGGTCGGGGTCTGCGACGAGTGCGGTGGATCCGACCTTTACGTGCGGGACGACGACAGCGAAGTCACGATCCGGCAGCGGCTCGTGACGTATCACAACCAGACGGCGCCGCTCATCGACTATTACCGGTCGAAGGGCAGCCTCGCCTCGGTGAATGGCGGCGGATCGATCGAGGAGATCACGGGCCAGATTGTGACCGCGATCGGG
- the secY gene encoding preprotein translocase subunit SecY — MIGAFQNIFKIPELKRRVFFSLLLLAVYRVGCIVPLPGLNAAALAEFFKNAAGTVFGMFSMFSGGALEQGSIFALGIMPYISASIILQLLTVVVPYLEKLSKEGELGRRKITQYTRYGTVVLALFQGFMISVGLEKGMLGQGVVLHPGMTFKLTSAITLAAGTAFIMWLGEQISEFGIGNGISLIIMAGIVARLPAAIYQLFVDIGSGERSLLFTLPILILMVFVVFVIIYVERAQRKIPIQHARRVIGRRMYGGASTHLPLKINTAGVIPPIFASSILMFPATFAQFIDHPIAQSIGNAMAPGTIIHTALYVALIIFFCYFYTAVTFNPVDVAENLKKSGAYIPGYRPGKRTADYIDRVLTRVTLGGAMYVAAICVLPTLLIAIYKVPFYFGGTARLIVVGVGLDTIQQMESHMLMRHYDGFLGTKKFKGRRG, encoded by the coding sequence GTGATCGGCGCCTTTCAGAACATTTTCAAGATCCCGGAGCTGAAGCGACGGGTGTTCTTCTCGCTGCTGCTGCTCGCGGTCTATCGCGTGGGCTGCATCGTGCCGCTGCCGGGGCTCAACGCCGCCGCACTCGCCGAGTTTTTCAAGAACGCCGCGGGCACCGTCTTCGGCATGTTCTCGATGTTCTCGGGCGGAGCGCTCGAGCAGGGCTCGATCTTCGCCCTGGGCATCATGCCCTACATCTCGGCGTCGATCATTCTGCAGCTCCTCACGGTCGTCGTGCCCTACCTCGAGAAGCTGTCGAAGGAAGGCGAGCTCGGCCGCCGCAAGATCACCCAGTACACGCGCTACGGCACCGTCGTGCTCGCGCTGTTTCAGGGCTTCATGATCTCGGTGGGTCTCGAAAAAGGCATGCTCGGCCAGGGCGTCGTGCTGCATCCGGGCATGACGTTCAAGCTCACGTCCGCGATCACCCTCGCGGCCGGCACCGCCTTCATCATGTGGCTCGGCGAGCAGATCAGCGAGTTCGGCATCGGCAACGGCATCAGCCTCATCATCATGGCCGGTATCGTCGCGCGCCTTCCCGCCGCGATCTACCAGCTCTTTGTCGACATCGGCTCCGGCGAGCGTTCGCTGCTGTTCACGCTGCCGATCCTGATTCTGATGGTCTTCGTGGTGTTCGTGATCATTTACGTCGAGCGCGCGCAACGGAAGATTCCGATCCAGCACGCACGGCGCGTGATCGGTCGCCGCATGTACGGCGGAGCGAGCACGCACCTGCCCCTCAAGATCAACACCGCGGGCGTCATCCCGCCGATCTTCGCGAGCTCGATCCTGATGTTCCCGGCGACGTTTGCCCAGTTCATCGATCACCCGATCGCCCAGAGCATCGGCAACGCGATGGCCCCGGGAACGATCATTCATACGGCGCTCTACGTCGCGCTCATCATCTTCTTCTGCTACTTCTACACGGCGGTCACATTCAACCCCGTCGACGTCGCGGAGAATCTGAAAAAGTCCGGCGCGTACATCCCCGGTTATCGTCCGGGAAAACGCACGGCGGACTACATCGACCGCGTTCTGACCCGCGTCACGCTCGGCGGCGCGATGTACGTCGCGGCGATCTGCGTGCTTCCGACTCTTCTGATCGCGATTTACAAGGTTCCGTTCTATTTCGGTGGAACGGCGCGTCTGATTGTCGTGGGCGTCGGCCTGGACACCATCCAGCAGATGGAAAGCCACATGCTGATGCGCCACTATGACGGTTTCCTGGGAACCAAGAAGTTCAAGGGTCGTCGGGGGTAG
- the rplO gene encoding 50S ribosomal protein L15, whose amino-acid sequence MKLNELTPPKGAVKDRKRIGRGNASGQGGTAGKGHKGHKARAGKNQGDYFEGGQMSISRRIPKRGFTNGRFRKVFATVNVGDLARFTAGQVVDPALLVESHVVRKAQDGIKVLSDGDLTVALTVKAHGFSAKAKEKILAAGGQVELIKS is encoded by the coding sequence ATGAAACTCAACGAATTGACTCCCCCGAAAGGGGCGGTGAAGGACCGCAAGCGCATCGGTCGCGGCAACGCGTCGGGCCAGGGCGGCACCGCGGGCAAGGGCCACAAAGGCCACAAGGCCCGCGCCGGCAAGAACCAGGGCGACTATTTCGAAGGCGGCCAGATGTCGATCTCCCGCCGGATTCCCAAGCGGGGATTCACGAACGGTCGTTTCCGCAAGGTGTTTGCGACGGTCAACGTCGGCGATCTGGCGCGCTTCACGGCGGGCCAGGTGGTGGATCCGGCGCTGCTCGTCGAGAGCCACGTGGTCCGCAAGGCTCAGGACGGCATCAAGGTTTTGTCCGACGGCGATCTGACGGTGGCGCTCACGGTGAAGGCGCACGGATTTTCGGCGAAGGCAAAAGAAAAGATCCTGGCCGCCGGCGGACAGGTCGAGCTGATCAAATCCTAA